A stretch of Nonomuraea africana DNA encodes these proteins:
- a CDS encoding FAD-dependent oxidoreductase has translation MTADVVVLGAGPAGLATALLLSADGHRVTVLDRDSAEPTARDGQGMSRFRQPHLLLPRGLAVLERLLPEVVAAIENSGGRRCNLLAGARAEPDRRYEAMAARRPLLEAALAVVAAHEPNIEIRRGAGVRALLTGHSRRSCVPHVRGVTTEGGETLEAGLVVDASGCDSPVSAMLGDLRRVQRSAVRTDAGFNYYSRLFRSADGSLPAQPAWLLDHHDSVSTLALPGDNGMWSLTLVVSRRDWVMRLLYEEDVWNRAAALFPELREWITYGEPITGVLTTAGPATRRRHLISEGRPSVTGLVSVGDAWATTNPMFCQGMSMALVQAELLRDALRAQADPEKIILRYEEAAQAALGPFYDTLRFWERNRLAEIYTRIRGGRFYGSAGWTTAKALEAAKLADPEVLTAMGDIGSMLVSPEEALARPGVVGRAMSLRADAPATALRRAELLGVITR, from the coding sequence ATGACGGCTGACGTAGTGGTACTGGGAGCGGGGCCCGCGGGGCTGGCCACGGCTCTCCTTCTCTCCGCTGACGGGCATCGAGTGACGGTGCTCGACCGCGATTCGGCCGAGCCGACTGCTCGTGATGGTCAGGGCATGTCCCGGTTCCGTCAGCCACATCTGCTCCTGCCCCGCGGACTGGCCGTCCTGGAACGGCTGTTGCCCGAGGTGGTCGCCGCGATCGAGAACAGTGGCGGCCGACGCTGCAACCTGCTGGCCGGCGCGCGCGCGGAGCCCGATCGCCGGTACGAGGCCATGGCGGCGCGACGGCCGCTGCTGGAGGCCGCGCTGGCCGTCGTTGCGGCGCACGAGCCGAACATCGAGATCAGGCGCGGCGCCGGCGTCCGCGCGCTGCTGACTGGGCATTCGCGTAGGTCCTGCGTCCCCCACGTGCGCGGGGTGACGACGGAAGGCGGCGAGACGCTGGAGGCCGGGCTCGTGGTGGACGCGAGCGGATGCGATTCTCCGGTGAGCGCCATGCTGGGCGATCTTCGCCGCGTTCAGCGGTCCGCGGTGCGGACGGACGCGGGATTCAACTACTATTCGCGCCTTTTCCGCAGCGCCGATGGCTCCCTGCCCGCCCAGCCGGCCTGGCTGCTCGACCACCACGACAGCGTCTCCACGCTCGCCCTGCCCGGTGACAACGGCATGTGGTCGCTGACACTCGTGGTCTCCCGGAGGGACTGGGTCATGCGGTTGCTCTATGAGGAGGACGTCTGGAACCGGGCCGCGGCCTTGTTCCCCGAGCTGCGTGAGTGGATCACGTATGGCGAACCCATCACCGGAGTGCTGACCACGGCCGGCCCGGCCACTCGGCGGCGCCACCTGATCAGCGAAGGCCGGCCTTCAGTGACGGGACTGGTCAGCGTCGGAGACGCGTGGGCGACCACCAACCCGATGTTCTGCCAGGGGATGTCGATGGCATTGGTACAGGCCGAGCTGCTACGCGACGCGCTACGGGCGCAGGCCGACCCGGAGAAAATCATCCTCCGGTACGAGGAGGCGGCGCAGGCGGCCCTCGGCCCGTTCTATGACACGCTGCGCTTTTGGGAGCGCAACCGGCTGGCGGAGATCTACACCCGGATACGCGGCGGGCGCTTCTACGGCAGTGCGGGCTGGACCACGGCCAAGGCGCTGGAGGCCGCGAAGCTGGCCGACCCGGAGGTGCTGACGGCGATGGGAGACATCGGTTCCATGCTGGTCTCGCCCGAGGAGGCACTGGCCCGCCCGGGCGTCGTGGGCCGGGCGATGTCCCTGAGGGCGGACGCGCCGGCGACCGCCCTGAGGAGGGCGGAACTGCTCGGCGTGATCACCCGATGA
- a CDS encoding aspartate/glutamate racemase family protein, producing the protein MRTIGLIGGLSWESTVIYYQIINQRVRERLGGSHSANSLIWSVDYTTVEDLIFADRWEEVSTLLVDAGRKLEDLGADVLLICSNTFNRVADQVAQTSSVPVLHIVDAVGAGVRARGMRKVGLLGTRFTMEEPFYRDRLAAQGFEVVVPEREQRELIHRVIFDELVRGVLKESSRNAYAQIIADLANDGAEGVVLGCTEIELLIDESYSGIPVFPSARLHAEAAANFALAPESAHRLMAAGSPSDWST; encoded by the coding sequence ATGCGTACTATCGGTCTCATCGGCGGGCTGAGCTGGGAATCGACCGTCATCTACTACCAGATCATCAACCAGCGGGTACGTGAGCGCCTGGGCGGCAGCCACTCCGCAAACAGCCTTATCTGGTCAGTCGACTACACCACGGTCGAAGATCTCATTTTCGCCGACCGCTGGGAAGAGGTGAGCACGCTGCTCGTTGACGCCGGGCGGAAACTAGAGGATCTCGGTGCTGACGTCCTGCTCATTTGCAGCAACACCTTCAACCGCGTGGCTGATCAGGTGGCGCAGACCTCGAGTGTTCCCGTGCTCCACATCGTGGACGCCGTAGGCGCCGGGGTCCGCGCAAGGGGCATGCGCAAGGTCGGCCTGCTGGGAACCCGCTTCACCATGGAAGAGCCCTTCTATCGGGACCGGCTGGCCGCGCAGGGCTTTGAGGTGGTCGTCCCGGAGCGCGAGCAGCGCGAGCTGATCCATCGTGTGATCTTCGACGAGCTGGTGCGCGGGGTTCTGAAGGAATCATCCAGGAATGCCTATGCGCAGATCATCGCCGATCTCGCCAACGATGGCGCCGAAGGCGTCGTCCTCGGCTGCACGGAAATCGAGCTCCTGATCGATGAAAGCTACAGCGGCATCCCGGTGTTCCCGAGCGCGCGGCTGCATGCGGAAGCAGCGGCCAATTTCGCCCTCGCTCCGGAGTCGGCGCATCGCCTCATGGCAGCCGGGAGCCCATCGGACTGGAGCACATGA
- a CDS encoding NAD(P)/FAD-dependent oxidoreductase — protein sequence MLERDPAEPLSTGPQSWESWERPGVSQFRLPHVMMPRGLALLEAVLPEVVAELETAGARRHNMIAGAWGAPAVGGRLPGDERYETIAARRPVLEFALATVVARTAGVTIRRGDGITRLVPGSERLSGVPHVAGVETRDGEVLHADLVVNASGRNSQFARMFAELGPIRDTEERAEAGFVYYARHYRDSGNGLPEATHWPLIHQETVTAGTLPGDNGTWSLFLVASSRDQDLRALREVDAWDRAIELFPEYAHWARHGEPLTGVQVMSAGQTRRRDLVADGLPVVTGLLAVGDAWATTNTTFGLGLSMSLVQGALLRDAIDTVGVGDHVKLGLAFAESLETTAAPYYRALADWDTHRLAEIDSVLKGERYETADPAWLVIRALDAAGVRTPADRDERAPCRSVQRRAALSSRLGPRQTSAAGRRSRSSCRRKR from the coding sequence GTGCTCGAACGCGACCCCGCAGAACCACTCTCGACGGGCCCGCAGTCGTGGGAGTCCTGGGAACGGCCAGGGGTGAGCCAGTTCCGGCTGCCCCACGTGATGATGCCCCGCGGGCTGGCCCTGCTGGAGGCAGTGCTGCCCGAGGTGGTGGCCGAGTTGGAAACGGCGGGCGCCAGGCGGCACAACATGATCGCCGGGGCATGGGGCGCACCTGCCGTAGGAGGCCGGCTCCCGGGGGACGAGCGTTACGAGACCATCGCCGCACGCCGGCCGGTCCTGGAGTTCGCGCTGGCGACCGTCGTCGCGCGCACCGCCGGTGTCACCATCCGGCGGGGTGACGGCATCACACGGCTGGTACCCGGCAGTGAACGACTGTCCGGCGTGCCGCATGTCGCCGGAGTGGAGACCCGCGACGGGGAGGTGCTCCACGCCGACCTGGTCGTGAACGCGAGCGGCCGCAACTCGCAATTCGCCAGGATGTTCGCCGAACTCGGCCCGATCCGCGACACCGAGGAGCGAGCCGAGGCAGGGTTCGTCTACTACGCCCGGCACTACCGTGACAGCGGCAACGGGTTGCCGGAGGCCACGCACTGGCCGCTCATCCACCAGGAGACCGTCACCGCGGGCACCCTGCCTGGCGACAACGGCACGTGGTCCCTGTTCCTCGTGGCCTCAAGCCGCGACCAGGACCTGCGGGCCTTGCGGGAGGTGGACGCGTGGGACCGCGCCATCGAGCTGTTCCCCGAGTACGCCCACTGGGCACGACATGGCGAGCCGCTCACCGGCGTACAAGTCATGTCGGCAGGCCAGACCAGGCGACGGGACTTGGTCGCCGACGGGCTGCCGGTGGTGACAGGCCTGCTCGCCGTGGGCGACGCCTGGGCCACGACGAACACCACGTTCGGGCTGGGGCTGTCGATGAGCCTGGTACAGGGCGCCCTGCTGCGGGACGCGATCGACACCGTGGGCGTTGGTGATCACGTCAAGCTGGGCCTCGCCTTCGCCGAGTCGCTGGAGACCACGGCCGCGCCCTACTACCGGGCGCTGGCCGACTGGGACACGCACCGGCTCGCCGAGATCGACTCCGTGCTCAAGGGCGAGCGGTACGAGACCGCCGACCCGGCCTGGCTGGTCATCAGGGCGCTGGACGCGGCAGGCGTCCGGACGCCGGCTGATCGCGACGAAAGGGCGCCCTGCCGCTCCGTGCAACGGCGGGCCGCCCTTTCGTCAAGGCTTGGCCCTAGACAGACGTCGGCAGCGGGCCGCCGTTCCAGGTCATCGTGTCGCCGAAAGCGGTGA
- a CDS encoding MBL fold metallo-hydrolase, with translation MVEKQADTARLHEISAGVFAWVQPDGTWWVNNAGAVAGDDGVLIVDTCATEQRTRRFLKAVAEATGDAPVRMAVNTHQHGDHSYGNSLLPDQTVIFGHAAMRDALLADPLIDGCPPIWTPVPDWGNVTRRVPSVGFQSELTLFAGKRRIELRHPGHAAHTAGDVVVWLPEERVLFTGDLVFNGLTPLLLMGSVEGALKSLDWLADFEAEHVVPGHGPLAAASDLPEILAVHERYYRFVLEVARKGRENGLTPLAAAQDADLGEFAGWGDAERLVLNLHRAYAEAVGGEVDLLTAFGDTMTWNGGPLPTSV, from the coding sequence ATCGTGGAGAAGCAGGCTGACACGGCGAGGTTGCACGAGATCAGCGCGGGGGTGTTCGCCTGGGTGCAGCCGGACGGCACCTGGTGGGTGAACAACGCCGGAGCCGTGGCGGGCGACGACGGCGTTCTGATCGTCGACACGTGCGCGACCGAGCAGCGTACCCGCCGATTCCTGAAGGCAGTCGCCGAGGCGACCGGCGATGCCCCCGTGCGGATGGCGGTGAACACCCACCAGCACGGGGATCATTCATACGGAAACAGCTTGCTGCCGGACCAGACAGTGATCTTCGGGCATGCGGCGATGCGGGACGCGCTGCTGGCCGACCCCCTCATCGACGGGTGCCCGCCGATCTGGACGCCGGTGCCCGATTGGGGGAACGTGACGCGCCGCGTCCCGTCCGTGGGGTTTCAGTCCGAGCTGACCCTCTTCGCCGGCAAGCGCCGCATCGAGCTGCGGCACCCTGGCCATGCCGCGCACACGGCAGGGGACGTGGTGGTCTGGCTTCCTGAAGAGCGCGTGCTGTTCACCGGCGACCTGGTGTTCAACGGCCTCACACCGCTGCTGCTGATGGGGTCGGTGGAAGGGGCGCTGAAGTCGCTGGATTGGCTGGCGGACTTCGAGGCCGAGCACGTCGTACCGGGGCATGGGCCTCTCGCGGCCGCGAGCGATCTGCCGGAGATCTTGGCCGTTCACGAGCGTTACTACCGCTTCGTGCTCGAGGTCGCCCGAAAGGGGCGCGAGAACGGACTCACACCACTGGCCGCAGCTCAGGACGCTGACCTCGGTGAGTTCGCGGGATGGGGGGACGCCGAACGCCTGGTGCTCAACCTCCACCGCGCCTACGCCGAGGCCGTCGGCGGCGAGGTGGATCTCCTCACCGCTTTCGGCGACACGATGACCTGGAACGGCGGCCCGCTGCCGACGTCTGTCTAG
- a CDS encoding zinc-binding dehydrogenase — protein sequence MTEVSEEEAVARGVTLVPMGAAFPSAAAMQELSVQALADGAAGRLRPAIGQTFPLERVADAHAAIGARTALGKTLLIT from the coding sequence ATGACCGAGGTCTCCGAGGAGGAGGCCGTCGCACGGGGCGTCACCCTGGTGCCGATGGGCGCGGCGTTCCCCTCGGCCGCCGCCATGCAGGAGCTGTCCGTGCAGGCGCTGGCCGATGGTGCCGCAGGTCGTCTGCGACCGGCCATCGGGCAGACGTTCCCGCTTGAGCGCGTCGCCGACGCACATGCCGCCATCGGAGCGCGTACGGCACTCGGCAAGACCCTGCTGATCACCTGA
- a CDS encoding zinc-binding dehydrogenase, with amino-acid sequence MRAVWLRKFGGPEVLLAEETPDFVPGEGQVLVEVVASGITYVETLVRSGSAPMPLPPLPIIPGNGVAGTVVAVGPGADTALIGRRVATTTGGSGGYAEKVAVSASTVIPIPDRLGFQDAVGLVNDGRTALGIARAVAPKAGEWVLIGAAGGGVGSLLIQVAKQAGARVVATASSEAKLDLAARRGADVAIDYSRSGWEERVREATGDAGVDVACDATGGDIGRATFELVARGGGSSRSAWAAGR; translated from the coding sequence ATGCGGGCAGTCTGGTTGAGGAAGTTCGGTGGGCCTGAGGTGCTGCTGGCCGAGGAGACTCCTGATTTCGTGCCGGGGGAGGGACAGGTCCTGGTCGAGGTGGTGGCCAGCGGCATCACGTACGTGGAAACGCTGGTGCGCTCCGGATCCGCGCCCATGCCGCTGCCCCCGCTGCCGATCATCCCAGGCAACGGCGTCGCGGGCACGGTCGTGGCGGTAGGACCAGGCGCCGACACCGCGCTGATCGGGCGGCGCGTGGCCACCACGACCGGCGGGTCGGGCGGCTATGCCGAGAAGGTCGCCGTAAGCGCCTCCACCGTGATCCCGATCCCGGACCGGCTCGGGTTCCAGGACGCGGTGGGCCTCGTCAACGACGGGCGCACGGCCCTGGGCATCGCGCGCGCGGTCGCGCCGAAGGCAGGGGAGTGGGTCCTGATCGGGGCCGCGGGTGGAGGCGTCGGCAGCCTGCTGATCCAGGTGGCCAAGCAGGCCGGCGCGCGGGTGGTGGCGACCGCGAGCTCGGAGGCCAAGCTCGACCTCGCCGCCCGGCGAGGCGCTGACGTCGCGATCGACTACAGCCGGTCGGGCTGGGAGGAGCGTGTACGGGAGGCGACCGGGGACGCAGGGGTGGACGTGGCGTGCGATGCGACCGGCGGCGACATCGGACGCGCCACCTTCGAGCTGGTCGCACGGGGCGGCGGTTCATCGCGTTCGGCGTGGGCAGCGGGACGATGA
- a CDS encoding SGNH/GDSL hydrolase family protein — MLQEIPACHRRGSPPTWPNGPGTGRWRVMTPCITFTHGDFMFRYARLRPVQRATVVATAVLGTCATLVTAGGGTAAAAGTSASSTIAARYVALGDSYASGYGIDGVENAACDRSTSSYPSILRSTYKSQSFTSVACSGATTRSIWNTQGSQAPQIKALKPDTSLVTLTLGGNDIGFTQLVITCASLMQSQPTGDPCRQNFRKGGKDQILARIDDLKPRIASVLTDIKRKSPQATIALVGYPSLLPDSGESCRSTQVPFADGDFGYLRNITKRLNSALRDQAAKAGAVYVDTYTPTIGYDMCRAQGRMIEPLFTADGRVAPAAAHPNLGGTLSMAAIIKKKLDALGR; from the coding sequence GTGCTGCAGGAAATCCCGGCCTGCCACCGTCGCGGATCGCCGCCGACCTGGCCGAACGGCCCCGGCACCGGGCGGTGGCGGGTCATGACCCCCTGCATCACCTTCACCCATGGAGACTTCATGTTCCGCTATGCCCGCTTGCGACCCGTTCAGCGCGCGACCGTGGTGGCTACCGCTGTGCTCGGCACCTGTGCAACGCTCGTCACCGCGGGCGGGGGAACCGCCGCAGCCGCCGGAACCAGCGCGAGCAGCACGATCGCCGCGCGGTACGTCGCACTCGGCGATTCCTACGCCTCCGGATACGGCATCGACGGTGTGGAGAACGCGGCATGCGACCGTTCCACGAGCAGCTACCCGTCCATCCTGCGCAGCACGTACAAGTCGCAGAGTTTCACGAGCGTCGCGTGCAGCGGCGCCACCACGCGCAGCATCTGGAACACGCAAGGCAGCCAGGCTCCCCAGATCAAAGCGCTCAAGCCGGACACCAGTCTGGTCACGCTGACCCTCGGCGGCAATGACATCGGCTTCACGCAGCTCGTCATCACGTGCGCTTCTCTCATGCAATCGCAGCCGACCGGCGACCCCTGCCGTCAGAACTTCCGAAAGGGCGGCAAAGACCAGATCCTTGCCCGCATCGACGACCTGAAGCCGCGGATCGCCTCCGTGCTGACCGACATCAAGAGGAAGAGCCCGCAGGCCACGATCGCGCTGGTCGGCTATCCCTCGCTGCTGCCGGACAGTGGCGAGAGCTGCCGCTCGACGCAGGTGCCCTTCGCCGACGGGGACTTCGGCTACCTGCGCAACATCACCAAGAGGCTCAACAGCGCACTTCGTGACCAGGCCGCCAAGGCCGGCGCCGTCTACGTCGACACCTACACGCCGACCATCGGCTATGACATGTGCCGGGCGCAGGGGCGCATGATCGAGCCGCTGTTCACCGCCGATGGCCGCGTCGCCCCAGCCGCCGCCCACCCGAACCTTGGGGGCACCCTTAGCATGGCGGCCATCATCAAGAAGAAGCTGGACGCGCTCGGCCGCTGA
- a CDS encoding ABC transporter ATP-binding protein, producing the protein MLEVNGLSVAHGAIEAVKDVSFTIAEGQIVCLVGANGAGKTTTLRTISGLIRPRRGEILFQREPIHRLPAHSVLAAGIAHCPEGRRLFAGMSVEENLLLGAYLRRDRDIAADVARVYELFPVLGQRRAQRAGLFSGGEQQMLAIGRAMMARPRLLMFDEPTMGLSPIMIQHILDTIGVLRELGTTILMVEQNALAALTLADQGYVIDLGRTTHSGTGRELLADHRVREAYLGN; encoded by the coding sequence ATGCTCGAAGTGAACGGACTCTCGGTCGCCCACGGCGCCATCGAAGCGGTCAAAGACGTCAGCTTCACCATCGCCGAAGGACAGATCGTCTGCCTTGTCGGCGCCAACGGCGCAGGAAAGACCACCACGCTCAGAACCATCTCCGGCCTGATCCGCCCGCGCCGGGGCGAGATCCTCTTCCAGCGCGAGCCGATCCACCGCCTGCCCGCGCACTCCGTACTCGCCGCCGGCATCGCGCACTGCCCAGAAGGCCGCAGGCTGTTCGCCGGGATGAGCGTCGAGGAGAACTTGCTCCTGGGCGCCTACCTGCGAAGGGACCGCGACATCGCGGCGGACGTGGCCCGCGTGTACGAGCTCTTCCCCGTCCTGGGGCAGCGGCGAGCACAGCGGGCGGGGCTGTTCTCCGGTGGCGAGCAGCAGATGCTGGCGATCGGCAGGGCCATGATGGCCAGGCCGAGGCTGCTCATGTTCGACGAGCCCACCATGGGCCTGTCCCCGATCATGATCCAGCACATCCTGGACACCATCGGCGTGCTCCGCGAGCTGGGGACGACGATTCTCATGGTCGAGCAGAACGCCCTCGCGGCGCTCACGTTGGCGGACCAGGGTTACGTGATCGACCTTGGCCGCACCACCCACTCCGGCACGGGCAGGGAACTGCTCGCCGACCATCGCGTACGCGAGGCATACCTCGGCAACTAG
- a CDS encoding ABC transporter ATP-binding protein — MSLTAERVSMAFGGLVALDNVTLTVPDRAITGLIGPNGAGKTTLFNCLTGLYAPTSGRVLLGSRPLKADPAEAARRGVARTFQNIRLFSGMSALENVLVGRHTRIKQGLMSALFHGPAFRASEAEATERARAELAFVGLDPDGRAPAHSLAYGDQRRLEIARALAGDPAVLMLDEPTAGMNGAETTAIRALIGAIRDRGIAVVVIEHDTKFIFSLCDHVHVLVRGRVLVSGPPEAVRTDPRVIEAYLGTTECSK, encoded by the coding sequence ATGAGCTTGACCGCGGAGCGCGTCTCTATGGCCTTCGGCGGGCTCGTCGCGCTGGACAACGTGACGCTGACCGTACCTGACAGGGCGATCACCGGTCTGATCGGCCCCAACGGGGCGGGCAAGACGACGCTGTTCAACTGCCTGACCGGGCTGTACGCCCCCACATCGGGACGCGTCCTGCTCGGCAGCCGCCCGCTCAAGGCGGATCCCGCCGAGGCCGCCCGCCGCGGGGTGGCGCGCACCTTCCAGAACATCCGGCTCTTCTCCGGCATGTCGGCACTGGAGAACGTCCTCGTCGGCCGGCACACCCGCATCAAACAGGGGCTGATGAGCGCCCTGTTCCACGGTCCGGCCTTCCGCGCGAGCGAGGCCGAAGCGACCGAGCGGGCCCGCGCCGAGCTGGCCTTCGTCGGCCTCGACCCCGACGGTCGCGCCCCCGCCCACAGCCTCGCCTACGGCGACCAGCGCCGCCTGGAGATAGCCAGAGCGCTGGCCGGCGACCCGGCGGTGCTCATGCTGGACGAGCCGACCGCCGGCATGAACGGCGCGGAGACCACCGCCATCCGGGCACTGATCGGCGCCATCCGCGACCGCGGGATCGCCGTGGTCGTGATCGAACACGACACCAAGTTCATCTTTTCCCTCTGTGACCACGTCCACGTGCTTGTGCGTGGACGGGTGCTCGTCAGCGGCCCACCGGAAGCCGTGCGCACCGATCCTCGGGTCATCGAGGCCTACCTGGGAACCACCGAATGCTCGAAGTGA
- a CDS encoding branched-chain amino acid ABC transporter permease encodes MTPEGPQLHDLAGRTPSTSEVFPVSDDRKLHDGGRGSRRAWDFRPAAGAALVVAGALLPWAGVVLPGGAYPDRATLQFFDAPHLVTGFRLHLVLLGLIAILPRARKPVGVGVIAIALVHLGFLTVLDTLSIGGPVTLAGGALLVWSGRTVAPAPEWKLPGRAVAWPVLLAAFAALLWLISATLTAGGQSRATNPYGGAEFLAFCGFGLAVVGVLALYGVLAWIAALAERHRVFSIAVLLACALMLPFTQAGTGYWMTVASSIGVYAATAIGLNIVVGLAGLLDLGYVAFLGIGAFTAANLAHTVPFPVAALAGAVTAGFFGVVVGSPTLRVRGDYLAIVTLAFGEIFFRAAQNDIGGLTGGANSIPGVPPITVLGQAFNESVGGLPAGSLYYMVSVLMVAGAMVVLTNLKRSRTGRAWLAIREDEDVARAMGVRTGHAKIVAFLVGATLAGLAGAVFAHKLGTVGYESFDFSESVTLLAAVVLGGMGTVPGAVVGASLLFVLPEKLREFSDYRLMLFGLALILIMRFRPQGLVSSS; translated from the coding sequence ATGACACCAGAGGGTCCCCAACTCCACGATCTGGCAGGCCGGACGCCCAGCACTTCGGAGGTTTTCCCTGTCTCCGACGACCGGAAACTCCACGACGGCGGGCGCGGATCGCGTCGAGCGTGGGACTTCCGTCCGGCAGCGGGCGCCGCGCTCGTGGTGGCGGGGGCCCTGCTTCCCTGGGCCGGCGTCGTACTACCCGGCGGAGCCTACCCCGACCGGGCCACGCTGCAGTTCTTCGACGCCCCGCACCTGGTCACCGGGTTCCGCCTGCACCTGGTCCTGCTGGGCCTGATCGCGATCCTCCCGCGCGCCCGCAAGCCCGTGGGCGTCGGTGTGATCGCCATCGCGCTGGTGCACCTGGGGTTCCTCACCGTCCTCGACACGCTGTCCATCGGCGGCCCGGTCACGCTGGCCGGCGGTGCCCTCCTGGTGTGGTCGGGCCGGACCGTCGCACCGGCGCCGGAGTGGAAGCTTCCAGGCCGGGCGGTGGCCTGGCCTGTCCTGCTCGCCGCCTTCGCCGCCCTGCTGTGGCTGATCTCGGCGACGCTGACTGCGGGCGGGCAGAGCCGGGCGACCAACCCGTACGGCGGCGCCGAGTTCCTGGCGTTCTGCGGCTTCGGCCTGGCCGTGGTCGGCGTGCTGGCCTTGTACGGGGTCCTTGCGTGGATCGCCGCCCTAGCCGAGCGGCACCGGGTGTTCAGCATCGCGGTCCTGCTCGCCTGCGCACTGATGCTGCCGTTCACCCAGGCGGGCACGGGTTACTGGATGACCGTGGCGTCCAGCATCGGGGTCTACGCGGCCACCGCGATCGGCCTCAACATCGTGGTGGGCCTGGCCGGGCTGCTCGACCTCGGCTACGTGGCCTTCCTCGGGATCGGCGCCTTCACCGCGGCGAACCTGGCCCACACGGTCCCCTTCCCGGTGGCAGCCCTCGCGGGGGCGGTGACGGCCGGTTTCTTCGGCGTGGTGGTCGGCTCGCCCACCCTGCGCGTACGGGGGGACTACCTGGCCATCGTGACGCTCGCGTTCGGCGAGATCTTCTTCCGGGCGGCGCAGAACGACATCGGCGGACTGACCGGCGGCGCCAACTCTATTCCCGGCGTCCCGCCGATCACCGTTCTGGGCCAGGCGTTCAACGAGTCCGTCGGCGGGCTTCCGGCCGGATCCCTCTATTACATGGTCTCCGTGCTCATGGTCGCCGGGGCGATGGTGGTCCTGACCAACCTCAAGCGCAGCCGTACGGGGCGGGCATGGCTGGCGATCAGGGAGGATGAGGACGTGGCCCGCGCCATGGGCGTCCGGACCGGACATGCCAAGATCGTAGCCTTCCTGGTGGGCGCCACGCTCGCGGGCCTCGCAGGCGCGGTCTTCGCGCACAAGCTGGGAACGGTCGGGTACGAGAGCTTCGATTTCAGTGAATCCGTCACGCTGCTGGCCGCGGTGGTCCTCGGCGGGATGGGCACGGTGCCCGGCGCGGTCGTGGGCGCCTCGCTGCTGTTCGTGCTTCCGGAGAAGCTGCGGGAGTTCAGCGACTACCGGCTGATGCTCTTCGGGCTCGCCCTCATCCTGATCATGCGTTTCCGGCCGCAAGGGTTGGTGTCGTCGTCATGA
- a CDS encoding branched-chain amino acid ABC transporter permease produces the protein MATLAQQIVNGLVLGALIGLIALGYTMVYGIIKLINFAHGEVFMAGAFGAHFTSVYLLPDGVSWYAALPVLCVAAVATSVTVAVLMERLAYRPLRDAHRLAPLITALGVSILLQEMVRVFYPGATAPLPFPRVFFDSQLVVGSTIVLWTGVLAVAVSPLLAAALHLYVERSRLGRAMRAVAEDADTARLMGIDLNRVILATFVLGAVLAGLGAVLYGIHYGQIDTAMGFQNGIFAFTAAVLGGIGSIRGAMLGAFCIGMVKSLAGQYAWGGAQYDYVWVFVLLILVLMFRPQGFLGRPEGVRA, from the coding sequence GTGGCGACCTTGGCCCAGCAGATTGTCAACGGTCTGGTGCTCGGCGCGTTGATCGGACTGATCGCGCTCGGTTACACCATGGTCTACGGCATCATCAAGCTGATCAACTTCGCACATGGTGAGGTGTTCATGGCCGGCGCCTTCGGCGCCCACTTCACCTCCGTGTACCTGCTGCCCGACGGGGTGTCCTGGTACGCGGCGCTGCCGGTGCTCTGCGTCGCGGCGGTCGCCACGTCGGTGACCGTCGCGGTCCTGATGGAGCGGCTGGCCTACCGGCCGCTGCGGGACGCGCACAGGCTGGCACCGCTGATCACCGCGCTCGGCGTGTCCATCCTGCTACAGGAGATGGTCCGGGTGTTCTACCCGGGCGCCACCGCGCCGCTGCCGTTTCCCCGGGTCTTCTTCGACTCCCAACTCGTCGTGGGATCGACGATCGTGCTGTGGACCGGGGTGCTGGCCGTGGCCGTTTCTCCGCTGCTGGCCGCGGCGCTCCACTTGTACGTGGAGCGTTCGCGGCTCGGCCGGGCCATGCGGGCCGTTGCCGAGGACGCGGACACCGCCCGCCTGATGGGGATCGACCTCAACCGGGTGATCTTGGCGACGTTCGTCCTGGGTGCGGTGCTGGCGGGGCTCGGCGCCGTGCTGTACGGCATCCACTACGGCCAGATCGACACCGCGATGGGCTTCCAGAACGGCATTTTCGCCTTCACGGCGGCTGTGCTGGGCGGCATCGGCAGCATCCGGGGCGCCATGCTCGGCGCCTTCTGCATCGGCATGGTGAAGTCGCTGGCTGGACAGTACGCCTGGGGTGGGGCCCAGTACGACTACGTCTGGGTCTTCGTGCTGCTGATCCTGGTGCTCATGTTCCGTCCCCAAGGATTCCTCGGCCGGCCGGAAGGGGTGCGGGCATGA